Within the Halichoerus grypus chromosome 2, mHalGry1.hap1.1, whole genome shotgun sequence genome, the region aataatataggcaaagaagtaaaatataaaagatttctaCTATAGAGTCATTTCACACCCATACAAATCAGCCACATTTATCTAGGTACCACCATCCTTCTTCCAAAGGTCAATAAAAACACATTCTAGAATTCATAAAATGTTGCCtaataaataatttcttactATCATTTATGCTAAAAATACACAACTAAAATCACAGCTCATAACACAATTAACAGGCAATAGCTATCAGAACATTAAATTCTGTATCATTGCAACACCAGAAACACTTgtacacatttctccaaaaaatcaGTGTAGTCTGTCTACAAAATTTCTGCCATGAGCCCCAAAGGAGAATTGAAAGACATTAAAGTTAGGAAAAGGAGCCGTCTTGCCATGATAGATAAACAGTGCCAGAACCTATATGAGATTTTTGCATGGAtttgcagaaaaacaaaagataatagTTTAAACCTACTGGAGGTCATTAAGTAATCTTAGTGTGACACAGGGCCACCTATGGCTTCTTGGAAGTTTAGAGGTTAAGCTGACCTCCACGTTTTATTGCAAATACCTCCACTCTAATATAACAACAAgggggggggcggtcagggaTTTGGAAGAGGTAGAGAACCCTACTCTTCATAAAGTAGTAGGAGATCCGCGAAGGGTCTTTGCAAAAATCAACGGAGCGAAGGCCCCATTCCCTCGGCCACCAACGCTTTAGATGGCACTTACATGCCTGAATTTTGTTTAGCAGCGAATACGTTTAGTAACATGTGTTACCATGTGTCAGTGGTTGGGAGGTCAAACTGACAGGTCCTGAGAAACAGCTTGGTCATCAGCAGGGAGGATCTCCATTTACTCTGAGGTCCTAAACACCCAGGCAGGAAAAGATGGGTACTGTACAGAGCTTAGAACAGCTTCCAAGTCCGCGACAATGAGAGCGAATGGTAACAAACCCACTGTATGGGTTCACTGTACTGGTAGCCAACCATGAGGAGGTGTCCCATATAACCTGGCTACCGCCAGACTGAGGCACTCAGAGTCAGCAGCGCCCTGAAACACTGCTTGAAGTCGAAATCACGGTGCCCCAGATCTGCATGGTCTAAGTGGGAGAGCTCCGGAAGAAGCCAAGCTCTGAGGATAGTCTTAGGCTTCCGTCCCCAATTCCACGCGGGGGTTACCTACCCGCTCTGACCCCGGCTTCTCCGGATCAGAATCCTGCAAGCGGCTCGCGACCGACTCTCACACCCGCCGCTGGGGTCCGGCCAACCGGAACTCGCGCGCGTCACTTCCGGTccgttccccaccccccacccctccgggGACCgcctccaaaaaacaaaagttcctCCCTCATTTCTGGAACCTCCGTGGATCGTCGCCGGATTTCAGCTCGGGTTTAGGTTCGGGACCTGTGGGCGGGGCGAGAGGAAGAATGACTGTTCTCTTCGCGGATCTTGATCCGGAACTTATCCAGGAGTCCTGGAAGAGATAACTCGCGGGATAGAAGCGTGTTCACTACCCGAAAGAAAAACCGCAAAGGCGCGAGTGAGGCGGTGGGGAGGTTCTCTAGGTAAGTCAGCCCTTCACAGGGCTAAGGAGAGGGGTGTCGttctccattctctctccacTTGGAATGTTTCGTCCCACCTCATTCCAtacctcctcccccagcctttcATCTTCCCCATAGACTGCTCCGCCCAAGTGGACGCTGGAGCCACCGTTCCTGTTCTGCCAGTCGTCCTTTGGAAAAAGGGACCAAGATCCTGGGAAGGAGAAGGACCCAGAATTTCTGGTTCCCATCAACGCCTCCATTCAGGCAGCATCGATGCGCGCTCTCCGAATGTGAGAAGATACCGCGCAGGCCTCACATTCTGTTGAGTACTTACTTACTGAATACCCACAGCGTATGAAGTTGTTGAGTCCTGCGAGGAAAGAAAAGTTTCCACGAATATGGCCGAAAAATGTGTCTCTGTGTAACACAGACAAAATGTTCAGAGAAATATTTAATCCTTTAACGTGATATCACCCCCCCCCCGGCACTAGACGCTGAGAGTATGATGTGCAGTAGTTATGTGTAATTGCTACAGCAGTTCTGTAGAGTAAATAATTAAGATTGATTGGGGGATGATAAAGACTTTAGAGAAAGGTGTCATTTGAATCACGCCTTCGTGACTGATTCAAACTTGTGTTTGTGTATTTAAgtggagaaaaatagaaaataatttttggggAGAGATTGCTTCTTGAAGGGACCTAGTAATTTGGTGTGGCTGGAGAGTACAGTATGTAGCAGGAGAGTATATTAGAAGGATAAAGTAGGTTGTAAACAAATTGTGTAGTGCTTTGAATTCGTGCTAAgggatttgttttattctttaggcGTTTATCTGGTGGTTTTTGAGCTGGGAAATTACAGGATCAAATTTGTGCTTTAGAAGTATAATTTTAATGCCAGAGGACTAGAGTGAACTAGGACATGcatgaagaaaatgtggaaagatCAGTTGGAGAAGTTAATTTTGGAGGTTTGAGGCTAAGAGATCATTAGGGCACTGGTAGTAAAGGTAAGGAGATAGGTTTAACACAGATAAATTCAACAAGGTTTGGGAACTGTATGTGGTAGGACAGAGGAGAAAAAGTCCAGGGTTACTCAGAAATCAAGAATACAGAAGtttgagagggaaaggaagataCTGAGTTCAGTTTAGGACACAGAGTAGAATACTTCATAGTACTCTAGCAGAAGCTGGAAATTCAAGATTGGAGCCCAGGAGAGACTTTAGGAGTCCTCAGCATATGACAGTTTGAGAATAaatgagattgtctctctctcctaGATGTCGGCTCTATTAAGAgtgggactttgttttgttcagtgctCTATCTTTAGgatccagaacagtgcctggtacacaatAGGCCCTCCATAAGTATCGATTGAATGGAAGGAGAGTATATAGACCATCACTGTCCAAAAGAAATTtcatggaaatgttctagatcttaATAGAGTGGCCACTAGCCACTTTTAAGTTGTTgagctgttgagcacttgaaatgtggctcagtgcaactgaagaactgaatttttatttagttttaattaagtttaaataacTATGTTTGACTGATGGCTACTATATTGGACAATGTAGGTATAGACTGAAAGGGCGTCCAAATGTTAAGCAGGGGTAATTATGTACATCGGGGGTGAACAGGACATAGAGCTAGAGGAGATTGGAAAAAACCTATCAGAAAGATAGGGTGACAGATTAAAGAATTTTAGGGaggaaagtttaaagaaaaattatcagtGAGTTGTGGGGAAAGCTCAAGATGAGGCCTAAAAGGCAACTCTATTTGGCAATTAGCAAGTATCTAATGCCTTAGCAATTTCAATTGagtggggaagggaagcaggTAATTAAAGAAGTTTAGAGgtaaagggaagagggaaagtcAGGCAGTGGTTTAAGGGTCAAAGAggattttggaaatgtttttttttaggTTGGAAAGGCCGGTGGAGTGGGATTAATGGGTGGAGTGTGGTTCAGGAGGGGAGCACTGGGTTTATTGATATGTTTGTAGTGGAAGTAGGGGGACAGGCTGAAACACCTTTTGGAGTTAGATGATAATGTGATCAGGCTGATGGGAGATTAGAACATCCTAAAGAATAAAGATGTTAGGATTAACATGTTAGAGACCTCATGAGATGGTACAGAAGCAGTAAGCTTGGTAATTTCTGGAACTttttctgctttcagtttttgCTGACTCTTACTGGTATATATGTTTTTAGATAAAGTTAAGAAGATGAGAAGTTTTCTGTCATGATCTCTAGATGAGTATCTTTTATACCACTTTTGCTAGTTATGTTACTGCAGATAAGCAGCCTCTCTGTtggatccttttcttttttttttagatttatttatttatttatttgacagagacacagcaagagagggaacacaagcagggggagtgggagagggagaagcaggcttcccgccgagcagggagcccgatgcggggctcgatcccaggaccctgggatcatgacctgagccgaaggcagatgcttaacgactgagccacccaggcgcccctgatccttatttttcttgtctttaataTGAGGCttatgtcttttttcttattttcacaaCAGCCATAATGGAAGTAAAGGGTTTAGTAATTTATGCAACACGTAATAGGTCCTCTATATGCAGTTCCCTTCTCCAGATAATACCTGAATCTGGTATATAGGATATTTGGTTACCTTACAACCTAGAAGTTGGTGGAGAAAATCCTTCTGATTGTTGACATggaggttatatatatataatttttatgtaattgaatttttgttcattttggagTCTAGTTGTTAGATTATCAGAGAGAAGTCCTGCTGACATGTAAACCTCATGTAGTAAATGAAAGATGCATTATGAGATAATGTAGGTTCTAATaagaatttaatacatttttttctgactgCAAAGGCATCTAGAGCCATAAAGTACTATGTCAGTACAGCCCTGTCACCAGATGTCACACCAGTGAAAGGAATGAAACTGGGTACTGACAACTTAACGTGTGTGACCCTCTTACCTCTGGCCACTCCATGTCACTCTCTTTTGATCCCTCAATGTTCATTTCTTTAGGATTCTGTTTTAGCCCTTCCTTCACTCTGTATACTTGTCCCAGTGGCCTCACCACTTTCATCACTTCAGTAACTTCAGATATATGTTGTTTTCTTAAATCTGTATTTCTGGCCTAGGCTTATCATCTGACCTTTAAGATGGTATatccttttttattgttgctgGACATCTCTAACCAGGATGTCTTTTGGTCAAACCAAGTGTAATATATCCTAAACTGATTTCAGTATCTTTTACTTTCAAACCTGCTATTTCACAAAAATCCTCTTCATCAGTAAATAGTACCTCTGTTCTCCATTTGTTCAAATCCAGGTCATTCTaaacttctccctttcttttatcACCAGACCTCCAGTGAGTCACCAAATCATACAGACGTGCCTTGGCcacttgtttcctttttcattgaCACTTCTCTTGTCTAAGTGACTATCACCTCATCTAGACTATTGGGAAAGGCAAAATAGAGCAGCATTAAGAACATGGGAATGAAGTGTACTGATACATGCCtctacatggatgaaccttgaaaacatgctaagtgataGAAGCTTGAAACAAAAGGCTACATGTTGTATGGTTTGATTTATatgaatgtccagaataggcaaagtgtagattagtgattgccaggggcccAGGAGTGGAGAAAATAGGAAGCGGCTGCTAATGGGTATAGAGGTTTCTTTCTGAGGCACTGAATATGTTCTGggattagatagtggtgatggttgcacaaccttgtggatatatttttaaaaattgtactaaattatacactttaaaaaggtgGATTTTGTAGTATGTGgattttatctcaaaaaatttAACATCTCCTATGCtatcctcatttattttttaaaattttaagtttttaagtaatcgctacacccagtgtggagcttgaacccacaaccctgagatcaagaggcacatgctccaccgactgagccagccaggcagttTCAAAAACATTAATGTCCTAATTTTAacataaatgagaaaaggaaatttgacTGCCATCTATGCCATGTAGATTATGCAATGCATAATCAAGGTTATTACTTGTCAGCACTACAAATATGGTGGCCCCATGTATTTCAGTATATAAATGCTTACTCTTCCACTAGAAGAAGAAACTGATAGTTGTTTGTGCCTATACACGGAAGCATTATGAGTCCAACAGCCTCAAATGTAGACTGATATAGGTGTTTTATTGGTGACCCAAATACCATCAACAGCCTTGCTGAGGGAACaggaatttctaaaataaaaaggataaaggaTGATCTTCCTTTGTTTTATATGATAGTTATACTTCTGGTAAATTCAGTGTATATTACAACTATGCAAAAAATACTTTGTGTCCATATGTATAATGAAGTTGGGTTCTAGTCTCAGATATTAATCATTTTTCACCTATAATTTCCAGTGGGACAAATCTTCACTTCATAAGACTTTTGGCATTCCATGCTGAGGTCTAGTAAATGTCAGCAGTGCACCTCACTCCAGGTCCGTTGTTGTGTCAGCCAGAAACTTCTGAGCAGTTGGTACCATccccattgagaaccactggattatGAAGACACAGTTAAATGAGCACTATATTCCAAAGAAGGGATGAATTATTCTTGGTTTCCTTGGGTCCTTTAGACAGCTTGGTGAAATGGAGTATTTCCTTCCTCTACAAGACTTAGGGAACACTGAGCAACAGAGCTTTATTGTATCCAAGAACAAGATAGATAATCCTTATGTTGAGATTCAAAATGACCTAAACTGCTTTACCTGTATTCTTCAATCTTTTAGAAAACacgggaaaaaaaaacagtacattaagatccaaaatatattttgcttttttttctggatgacctcatacagttttaaaatgttgttgCTTATATATATTGTCAAGGTGTCTTGTCTGATAAGCCTGTATCTTTTCACTGCTATGTAGTGataacttttttcctttcctttaagatGCTCTCCAAATCCTTGGTGATGGAATATTTGGCTCATCCTGGTGCACTTAGCTTGGCTGCTGGAGTTGCATGTGGCATGTGCCTGGGCTGGGGCCTCCGTGTACGCTTTGGGATGATCCCCAAAAGCTCACTGAgtgagacagacacagagaccgGAAGTGAAGCAAGCATCTTAGGAGAGAGTGGGGAGTACAAAATGATTCTTGTGGTTCGAAATGACTTAAAGATGGGAAAAGGGAAAGTGGCTGCCCAGTGCTCTCATGCTGCTGTTTCTGCCTACAAGCAAATTCAAAGGAGAAACCCTGAATTGCTCAAACAATGGGAATACTGTGGCCAGCCCAAAGTGGTGGTCAAAGCCCCTGATGAAGAAACTCTGGTTGAATTATTGACCCATGCGAAAATGCTAGGACTGACTGTAAGTTTAATCCAAGATGCTGGACGTACTCAAATTGCACCAGGTTCTAGAACTGTGCTGGGAATTGGGCCAGGATCAGCAGATCTAATTGACAAGGTCACTGGCCACCTGAAACTTTACTAGGTGGAATTCTGTATGATGGTCCCACCAAGATGTGCTTTGAAACTGTTAAATTCTAACAATAAAAGCTGAATTTCCCCCCCCATCCAGCTTAAGTATTTTTGAGATGAAAATCCGTTTCCACGTTCTTCTATCACGTACTTGGCTCAGTTACAGTTATcttgggcttaaaaaaaaaaaaaaaaaagttggttaaaTGATCCTGATGGTTCAAGTGATAGCTgctgaaacaaaaaatgtttatgaGAGAAACTGGTCACAAGATTGGGTTATACaagggcagggggaggcggggaggattTCCTGTGCATAGTTAGGTCCCTATGTGTTAAATAGCTCTTCTTCCCCAAAACAGTGTTGCTGTACCCCCTTGAAGGGCCAGGGTTCAAGGGTATTCTCATTGGATGCAAACTATAGTTTTCCTGCCATCACTTTTCGGATGAGTGATAGCCAACATTAACAGATCATGGTGTAACCCCACACAATGGGTTTACAATCTAACCTGGATTTTTTTTGTCTCAAAATTGAGGTTTTATAGCAGTTGATATAATCCACCTGTGCAGTACTTCATGTTCCCTGACCCACACTGGCCAAAGGTTCTCAGCAGTGCTTCTACATCATGGcctataaaaattccttttactTCCCCCAACTTTCCTAATAGCAAAGGCCTTGAAAAACCTGTAAAGTGACTTGTATGGACTTTGAAGGTATTACTGGGCCCACATAAGAATTTACAGTAATTGTGGAGTTAATGTAGTGTGTCATTCCAACATCCTACTGTTTCTTTACCTAGAATTTAAGGAACCAATTATTAAGGGcacctttatttcccttttgatcttTATATGCATCATGACATAATTCCAGTAATTACTGTTACACCAGCTGCCCAGAATATGAAGGAGGTCCCAGTTCCCAAAAGCTATAGCTTCGTGAAGGAAAGCCTTTTAGGGGGATCCTGACAGTATTTCTAAATTGAGTATATCCCTAAGAAGTGATGATGCCAGACAGAATTTTGGTAACAGATGCACGTTAAGTAGCTCCAACTCTTCATGGTTAACTTCAACAGTTAGCATTAGTTAGCATTTAACTTCAACATAAGCAGCACGATAACACAACTTAAAGTTCTAAGGTCAGTGGAGTCTGGGCAGAACACTAAAGATTACTGCAGCCAGTCCTAGTTTCTAATATTTAGTCAATTTTATAGAGTTTATGCTGGCATGACAGCACAGGAGAAATTCCATCTGTGAATGATGCCACAGTAGCAACTGTTTCTAAATAGAATGTTTATACTAGATTCAAAAGTGATGCAACAGCATGTAACTGAGATGAGGAGAACTCAATCGTAAATGCATGATTCTGGCTCAGTAATTTCTGAGGCTTGCCTCAGAGATGGATGGCTCCAAGTTCAAAGACCGTGCATTCCCAACAGGATGGCCTGCTGTGGCTGACTCAAGTAACTGTTAAGAAATCATGGTACATCTACTAGGATGAATTGTACACAAATTCTAGTAAATCTGGAAATACATTATGCTTATTTCCTAGTTCACCTgtacttagtatttattttacagGGTGCTTAATCTTATAGTTCTCAGGGTATATTCTGCAGAGCCCATAGGGTCCTTAAGATACTTCCATggggtcaaaactattttcataatactaagacattttttttttgctgtgttgACATTTGCAAAGGTGGGTAAAACTGTTGGCACCGTTCACAAATCAAGACAGGAGCACCCTACCTATATAAGTAGTACTTCACTGCCCTATACtcacggtaaaaaaaaaaaaaaaaaaaaaagttcacttaaTGTCCTTgataaagcagtaaaaataaaatttgacccTTGACTATTTCTATTTGTCTTAATATTCTCTGCAATATTAAACACTTCTGGTACACACTGAAATATGAATGTTGTCTTGAAAAAAACGTGTGGCTGAATTGTGAGCTGAGCTGAACTAGCAGCCTTTGTCATAGAagatttttacttgaaagaactgGCAAACTAGTTATCCATCCAGACCTGGGTGTTTGGCAGATATTTCCTCATAAATTAAATGACCCAATCATtttaaggaaaacaactgacagtatTCTAGAAAACTTCTGCCTCTTCGCCCAAGTTTCCCAAAACTTTTTCCCAAGACTTTTCTGATGATATCAGTGTtcctcacaaatatttttttaaagatatttgtcAATATTTAGAAGACCTGTACAACTTAGTGAATCAGTATTTTCCATATAACCAATGCATGATATAACCATAGCAATGATCCCTGGGAGTTCATTCTTTTCATGCATGGGTAAAAGATCCATTTAGAGAGACTAATGGATTTTAATATAACATCACAAAAAATGCAGTGTTacggtttcagattccacatttcAACTAACCACAAGTATCTCAAAAGGTActcctttcctttcctaattACATTATCTGCATGAGGCTAGACTTTCTTCACATACTTAAAAATGGAATATACTGATATAATATAGAAGCAAACATGAGAATACAGCAGTCCTCTGTGAAGATGAACTTTAGAGACTTGCAAAAAACAGTGCAATACCACTCGTTTTGAGAAATATGGTTGATTCATAATTGTTTAACATGCAATGAGTTTAAGttatatttaatgaatttatttaagattttatttatttatttgacagagagagacacagcaagagagggaacacaagcagggggagtgggagagggagaagcaggcttcccgtggagcagggagcccgatgtggggctcgatcccaggaccctgggatcatgacctgagctgaaggcagacgcttaatgactgagccacccaggcgtccctaaatgaattttaaatactaATACAGTAAATATCAACACCTACAATTCCACTTAAAGCTCTTTGGGACCTTCAATAATTTAGGAGTACAAAAGGAtcttaaagtttgagaaccactagtgtGAGAATGTCTACATGACTAAATCAATTTACAGAAAGTTCAAGCAGCCCTACTTGGAGATCATGTCAGTGTGTTCCTATTGTACTAAGTTGTACAATGTCTATGTTGAATATCAACAAGTATCGGATTTTTTGGTACAATGGTACAAAGATCATTGAAAACATGTTTACCTCCTGAGAGGTTTCCCATTAaatctctctcccccttcctccctgctgttTCAGTTAAATTTAGAGAATTGTAAGAACTCTTAATGCCCTGTTTTTAGTTCCTTCTCCCAGACCATCATCCTATTCAGAGTAATGTTTGGGAAgacatcttaaaataaatgatcaaTTTGGCCTACCACTTGTTGTATAATACTTTACTGCCAAGTCTTGAGGTAGGTAGgcattttgagatttaaaaatactCCTGAAAATAATTCTGGAAAGTACTCATCGTGTTAACATACACAAGAGGGAACATGTTCAGAGGTTCAGCTTGCTCAGGATTTGAACCTATGTCATACACCACAGTTTCTTTCTACGATAGCCCATTATGGATGGTTTATGTGGAAACTATCATTGGACATAGTATCACattaaaatggcttttttttatttcttaaagttgtaagaaaacctttaataaatatttaacttaaggaaaagagatgaattattccattggaaaaacaaaaacaaaaacaaacccacagctGATTCAAAGTACAGGAAAGGTCCAGAAGAACAAATCTTGACTCTGAAATGAATGAACTCCCAGGGATCATTGCTATTCTCCCTCATGATTTTGATAATGATGAATaaagggggtgaggggggagagagaTCCAGCAGAAACAAGTACAGCCAGATGTTTGCagaatgaaaaaccaaaaaaggaaTTTTCCAGCTAATACTATAATTTTTGATAGGAAAATAAGGGATGGGATGATTAaaagtggggaagggcaggggttctaagtttaaaaaaaagaaaaaagccttccATGCAGCTTATGGTCATTTGCCCTATGTAGAGAATTACAGGGCAATATAGGCTAGGTAGGGGGCTAACTCTATTGAGGATTAACAATGAAATGAACTTAAAAGTAATATTCTCAGCCATAAACAAAAAGGGCTGAATTCAaacactggttaaaaaaaaaaaatcgacttAAAGTACCCATATGTGGGGGCCCTTACTATTCATGATAAGGGACAGTATGTTAACTACATGcttatatacttttatttccaGTTAATAGAACATCCATGATCTGTACATTTAAGTGAAATGCTTAGAGAAAAACCTAAGGTACCACTTGGTTAAAATGATGGAGATAGCCAAAATGTAGCCcactacagtgctgtttcttcagACTAATGCATGTACCTTATTAACTACAGTAATGCACATGATGCAATGCTATGTTTTCACATGTCCCAATCCTCATTCCACTTCTGTGCTCCTGCCTCACTGTACTGCGCCTCAGTATCCAATATGAAACTATCACAACCATGGTTCTTTTGGTTTAAATTTGAGAGATTATTTAATTAAAACTGCCATTCTACATGTTATTTCCACAGtccagtaatttattttaaatttgagtaatttcaaattccacaaacaaaactgaagaacagcaatattttgtttgaattctctcttctgtacACTCAGTGATCTAAAACACCACAATATCCAACATACACAAACCTCAGGGAAGGGTTAGTAAATACACACAGATTGGAATCATGGTGCGCTTTGTTCCTGAATGGAATGGTCCCACAGAAAAAGCACAGGATACAGCACAACATAAGGGCACCTGTTACATATGAAGTGAGCAAAAACACACTAGCATTTTCTATATGCGTAATGAGGAAACCTGCATAGGTTAGAGGGCCTTTTATGCTCATTTAAAAGTCAGGCAAGTTGTCTGTAatgcatttttcaaataatttggaGAGCAGTGCAATCCAATGTAGGGTATGCTGATTAGTGTTGTCTTTGTTGGCATTGACAGTCTTACATGGTCACATACCAATATTTTTGCTGTAGCTTTTAAGTAAAAGATTTAAATGCATTTAGACAATACATATCGAAAGCTGTTTACATACACTAAATTTAAGAGATTCAAtattagagtttttttttctttaaacactaCAGAGTGCAAATCAGGTTCTTCACAACAGATTAAGTATTAAGCAGTTCTTCAAAGaatgagggggaagaaaaaaaaagcccaagtgAATAAAACATTGAAACTATTCccctttgaaaataaattctaaaatgatGCGGAATGTGAAATAAGCTTTTAACACAGGTGATCCGAGTTTATAGTTAGAAACAAAAAGTAGTCCTTCATGAAATAAAGGTTATTAAGAACATGTGCCTGTTTTCCCGTTATAAACTGAGAAGCGGGTAGAGACGATGTTTCAGTACGAAAATAGGCGACTACAGGATCAGCTTTCTGTCTCACATGCTGTACCCAAAGCCAGGCTGTGGCTGCCCATAGGGTGGTGCAGTATAACCATAGCCAAAAGGTGCCTGGGGAGGGACTGCAACACTGGGTCCTGCTGTCAGCATCAACTGGGGCTGACctagagaagaaaaacatgaagggaagagggtggggggcaggaggtgggagaaACCGTTAGCACTGTAGGACCACGACACTCTAATCTCACCCACTCGAACAACAATCACAACTTAGAATGAGTTTGGTGGTGGCTCTTCTATCACAATTTTGGCATGACAATCACCCTAAGAAGGGTTCTGCCTAAAAAGTCAACAATTCAGGGCAGAGGACAGAACTATAACTatgatatttcatttcatttcaagcAATATTCACGGGCATGTCTGACGTGACCGAGCAAGACAGCTGTATTCTCACATTAATATCTGGTGACAATATAATAAGCACAGaaaagcttaattttttaatggaCGTGTTTTTCCCACAGAGGAACTTTTAAAGTTAGatttaaatttctgatttaaaggggtgcc harbors:
- the PTRH2 gene encoding peptidyl-tRNA hydrolase 2, mitochondrial; translated protein: MLSKSLVMEYLAHPGALSLAAGVACGMCLGWGLRVRFGMIPKSSLSETDTETGSEASILGESGEYKMILVVRNDLKMGKGKVAAQCSHAAVSAYKQIQRRNPELLKQWEYCGQPKVVVKAPDEETLVELLTHAKMLGLTVSLIQDAGRTQIAPGSRTVLGIGPGSADLIDKVTGHLKLY